Proteins encoded by one window of Juglans regia cultivar Chandler chromosome 15, Walnut 2.0, whole genome shotgun sequence:
- the LOC108984237 gene encoding 60S ribosomal protein L3-like: protein MSHRKFEHPRHGSLGFLPRKRAARHRGKVKAFPKDDPNKPCRLTAFLGYKAGMTHIVREVEKPGSKLHKKETCEAVTVVETPPMVVVGVVGYVRTPRGLRTLNTVWAQHLSEEVKRRFYKNWCKSKKKAFTKYSKQYESEEGKKNIQAQLEKMKKYATVIRVLAHTQIRKMKGLKQKKAHLMEIQVNGGTVAQKVDYAYNFFEKQIPVDAVFQKDEMIDIIGVTKGKGYEGVVTRWGVTRLPRKTHRGLRKVACIGAWHPARVSFTVARAGQNGYHHRTEMNKKIYKLGKSGLESHAAVTEFDRTEKDITPMGGFPHYGIVKDDYIMIKGCCVGPKKRVVTLRQSLLKQTSRLALEEIKLKFIDTSSKFGHGRFQTTQEKEKFYGRVKA, encoded by the exons ATGTCTCACAGGAAGTTTGAGCACCCTAGGCATGGATCCCTTGGATTTCTTCCAAGGAAGCGAGCTGCTCGTCACAGGGGAAAgg TGAAGGCTTTTCCTAAGGACGACCCAAACAAACCTTGCAGGCTTACTGCCTTTTTGGGCTACAAGGCTGGGATGACCCACATTGTCAGGGAGGTCGAAAAACCTGGATCAA aacttCACAAGAAGGAGACATGTGAGGCTGTTACCGTTGTTGAGACTCCTCCAATGGTTGTTGTTGGTGTTGTGGGCTATGTGAGGACACCACGTGGCCTTCGCACATTGAACACTGTTTGGGCTCAGCATTTGAGTGAAGAGGTGAAGAGGAGGTTCTACAAGAATTGGTGCAAGTCCAAGAAGAAGGctttcacaaaatattcaaagcaATATGAATCTgaagaagggaagaaaaataTCCAAGCACAGctggagaaaatgaaaaaatatgcaaCTGTTATTCGAGTTTTGGCTCACACCCAG ATTAGGAAAATGAAGGGATTAAAGCAGAAGAAAGCACACCTGATGGAGATTCAGGTCAACGGTGGAACCGTGGCTCAAAAAGTGGACTATGCATACAACTTCTTTGAGAAGCAAATCCCTGTGGATGCTGTTTTCCAGAAGGATGAGATGATTGATATCATTGGTGTGACTAAGGGTAAAGGTTATGAAGGTGTTGTGACTCGTTGGGGTGTCACCCGCCTTCCCCGTAAGACTCACAGGGGTCTTAGGAAGGTCGCATGTATTGGTGCCTGGCATCCTGCCAGAGTATCATTCACAGTTGCTAGGGCCGGGCAAAATGGATACCACCACCGCACTGAGATGAACAAGAAGATCTACAAACTTGGCAAGTCTGGGCTGGAGTCACATGCTGCGGTCACTGAGTTTGACAG gaCGGAGAAAGACATTACTCCAATGGGTGGCTTCCCTCACTATGGTATAGTGAAGGATGATTATATTATGATCAAGGGATGCTGTGTTGGACCTAAGAAGAGGGTTGTTACACTTCGCCAGTCTCTGCTCAAGCAGACATCGCGACTTGCTCTTGAGGAGATTAAGCTCAAGTTCATTGACACCTCCTCAAAGTTTGGGCATGGCCGCTTCCAGACAACGCAAGAGAAAGAGAAGTTCTATGGACGGGTCAAGGCATAA